TTCCCGAGACGTCGGTCGCCACGATCGGCGCCCCGACCGACATCGCCTCGAGCAGCGTGTTCGCCATCCCCTCGTTCCTCGAGGAAAGAACGTAGACGTCCGAGGCCGCCATGAGGGCCCGGACGTCGTCCACGTGGCCGGGCAGGTGAACGGCATCGCCGATACCGAGCCCGGCGGCGCGTTCGGTCAGCTTCCGCAGGTCGCGTCCGCCGCCGGCGAGCACCAGATGAACGCCGGGAACGCGGTCCCGAACCTGCGCGAACGCGTCGATCAGTACGTCGAAGCCCTTCTGCTTCGACAGCCGACCCGCCCCGAGAACGATCCTCGCCTCCTCGGGAACGCCCACGCGACGGACGGCATCCCGTGCTCGATCGGGCTCTACGGCGTCGGTCGGGACGCCGTTCTCGATGAGTGCGACCTTCCCGGCGTCGAGCCACGATGACTCGCGCAGCGCGTCGCGGACGGCGGTCGAGTTGACGATGATGGCGTCCGAGAAGCGCCCGAAGGAGAGCTTTCGCTTGAGGTCGTCACTCAGCCTGCGCTTGAGGCCCAGGCGCAGCACGACCATCGGTCCGCCGGCAACGCGGGCCGCCGCACCCCCCATCCAGTACTCGCGCTGCTTGGTCAGGACGATG
This genomic stretch from Candidatus Effluviviaceae Genus V sp. harbors:
- a CDS encoding glycosyltransferase produces the protein MITGVGTTRASRGAGRRLRVLFVLTSRQWGGNEKWTLLTAEGLMDRGHDVCLLWSHPPVRREAERRGIPGARVRLWGDVNPVGFIWLCVRIAAYRPDVIVLTKQREYWMGGAAARVAGGPMVVLRLGLKRRLSDDLKRKLSFGRFSDAIIVNSTAVRDALRESSWLDAGKVALIENGVPTDAVEPDRARDAVRRVGVPEEARIVLGAGRLSKQKGFDVLIDAFAQVRDRVPGVHLVLAGGGRDLRKLTERAAGLGIGDAVHLPGHVDDVRALMAASDVYVLSSRNEGMANTLLEAMSVGAPIVATDVSGTAEAVRPGREALVVPPEDVEALATAIERVLSDDELAERLGGAARERARSRFGVERMLDDVEELLVGGTGRRGDRSR